In Paracholeplasma morum, a genomic segment contains:
- a CDS encoding SdpI family protein has protein sequence MTESVLMLLLLSLLPLLITYMGKVYKSKAPKHINWAYGYRSPRSMKNTDTWAFAHETIGKLWLYGGMILELIVAFTIIVIMDFQIKSGDWIVTLFMLLPLVFIFLSIFYIESRLKGTFDETGARK, from the coding sequence ATGACAGAAAGTGTTTTAATGTTACTTTTATTAAGCTTACTACCACTCTTAATCACGTACATGGGAAAAGTCTATAAAAGCAAAGCTCCAAAACATATAAATTGGGCCTATGGTTATAGATCTCCAAGATCCATGAAGAATACGGATACTTGGGCATTTGCACACGAAACCATCGGGAAACTATGGTTATATGGCGGAATGATTTTAGAGCTCATCGTTGCTTTCACGATTATCGTTATTATGGATTTTCAAATTAAAAGTGGAGATTGGATTGTAACTTTATTTATGTTACTACCACTTGTGTTTATTTTCTTATCAATCTTCTACATAGAAAGCAGATTAAAAGGAACCT